The segment TACAAGCTTAAGTTCAGCTCCGACAAGGTTGATACCATGATCATCCAAGCGATTGGTCTGCTTGATGACCTTGACAAGGAGCTCAACACTTACGCCATGAGGGTTCGTGAGTGGTACGGCTGGCATTTTCCAGAGCTCGCCAAGATCATAAGCGACAACATCCTCTACGCCAAGTCTGTGAAGCTAATGGGAAACAGGATCAACGCAGCGAAGCTAGACTTCTCTGAGGTTGGTTTAAGCCTTTtgtctattatttttagtttcatGAATCCTAAGCCTTTAACACTTATGGCAGATACTGGCTGATGAAGTTGAAGCTGAGCTGAAAGAGGCTGCTGTGATCTCCATGGGAACTGAAGTCAGTGACCTTGATTTGATGCACATCAGGGAGCTTTGTGATCAGGTTCTGTCTCTTGCTGAGTACAGAGCTCAGCTTTATGACTACTTGAAGAGCAGGATGAACACTATTGCGCCGAATCTGACTAGTCTTGTTGGTGAGCTTGTTGGTGCTCGGTTAATCTCTCACGGTGGGAGTTTGTTGAACCTCTCGAAGCAGCCTGGGAGCACTATTCAGATTCTTGGAGCTGAGAAGGCTTTGTTCAGAGCGCTTAAGACCAAACACGCCACTCCTAAGTATGGTTTGATCTACCATGCGTCTGTGGTTGGTCAGGCTGCGCCTAAGCACAAGGGTAAAATCTCGCGGTCGCTGGCTGCGAAAGCTGCTCTTGCTATCCGTTGCGATGCGCTTGGTGATGGTGAGGACAACAGTATGGGAGTTGAGAACCGTTTGAAGGTAACGTTTTCTTCTGTGATGTTGATCTGAACAACCTTATTGACCGTGTTGTTTTTGGACACAGCTTGAAGCGAGGTTGAGGAGTCTTGAAGGGAAAGATCTAGGACGTCTCTCTGGCTCAGCTAAAGGCAAGCCAAAGGTTGAGGTTTATGACAAGGATAAGAAGAGCGGATCTGGTGGTCTGATCACTCCTGCTAAGGTGAGattgatttaaattttgttttttgtaaatGTCTGAAGCTGTGGATGTGAAGCTGATTTGGATTGTGTTTTTGGTTGCAGACTTACAACACTGCTGCGGACTCTCTCATGGGACAAACTTCTAAAGCTGAGGAGAGTGTGAAAGAGAAGAAggataaaaagaagaagaagaagaaggctgatgcagaggaggaagaagaagccaagACTGAGGAGCCGTCTAAGAAGaagtcaaagaagaagaaggctgaaGTAGAGCCTGAGACCGAAGAGGCTATAACCGAGGAGccttcaaagaagaagaagaagagaaagcatGAGGAAGACACAACTGAGATGCCTgccaagaagaaagagaagaaggataagaagaaaaaggagagtGAGGCTTGAAgagagtttaatttttttttttttgagtgcGTTTATTGTCTTTTTGTTTCTGCCTTAGGTGTTatttgaaaactttttaagaacTGATCATCTATTTGTAAGGCTTAGTCATTTTGCCAGAAACTTGCATTTctaatgaattttattaaagtATATCTAACAAGGTTTAGTAAAAATAGGTTAGACATGGCCATGGAGTTAGGTTTGTATACCTACTTTCAACATGTTTCCGCATGGACCAAGTGAGACAAAACCATCGACCCCAACTACCAGGATGTGTCAAAACTTTGTTCCCAACAAGAAGGgttcataaaatcatatactCATTTTTCTAAGTTACTTCCCCGCTATACCATAGTACAACGTAGTATGTATATGTggcttttttagtttttattttcccTCAACAAgttttaaatagttatattatgtattattgtGGACATATTATAAGTATAACTACAGAAAGACTAAAATTATCATCAATAGGTGAAATCAGAAATATGATGGTCTATTTGAATGTGTAGATGATGCATTTTCATGATCTTTAATTCCGAAAATAACTGAATACTTTATATTATATTAGCTTGCCCCTGTTTTATTTGAcatcatatatttttcttacataAATTTCACatgacctttttttttgtcaaccacaTGACCTTCAAATATTGGAAGAGTCAATTCATTTGTGTATGATAACCATGATAATTAAAACAATTTGTTTGGCAATAATTTGCAACTAAGTATGTTAATATATCCTTATTTTTGCCTACGTTAAAAATCATCTTTCTTGCTTGGCACTAATTTGCACGTCAAATATTGAACAACTGTATAAACTTGGAATGAAAATCCAATATTaacgaaaatatatattttaacgtTTTAAAAGACCATTTCTACGACGTGGACAGATTTTGGAGTGTTGTATGATTGGATTAAGACCATTTTATGTTATCCTCACGTAGATTGAATCTTGGTCtgattataatatgtttttctttgaCAGTAAAAATAATGACTCAATAATTGCGGACCAATGATCTCTCTTTATTATATTTCTTTGTTTGGTTGAAGGATCCCCTCTTCAATCTATTTAGATTAAAGAACAGCATTACGACAATTGTTAGGTGAATTAGacacgagaaaaaaaaaaacacgagaAGATATTAGATTGTTATGTTTGTTTCTGAACATACATGATTGATAAATGAATATGGTAGAACCACCATAAGTGGTATACGGCTGTGACATATTTCCTAGCTATATATGAGCAAACTCGGCATTATTAATCTAACGATTTTACAAGTTTCTGATAATTGAACTTGTTAATAATTAACAGAATGACTCATATTAAAATATTCCAAGCTAGCTAGATCATTTCTTT is part of the Brassica rapa cultivar Chiifu-401-42 chromosome A09, CAAS_Brap_v3.01, whole genome shotgun sequence genome and harbors:
- the LOC103837322 gene encoding probable nucleolar protein 5-1 — encoded protein: MLLLFETPAGFAVFKVLDEGKLSNVEDLGNVFSSAESARKMVKLKAFDKFDNTSEALEAVAKLLEGTPSKGLRKFLKANCEGETLAVADSKLGNIIKEKLKIDCVHNNAVMELLRGVRSQLTELISGLGDQDLAPMSLGLSHSLARYKLKFSSDKVDTMIIQAIGLLDDLDKELNTYAMRVREWYGWHFPELAKIISDNILYAKSVKLMGNRINAAKLDFSEILADEVEAELKEAAVISMGTEVSDLDLMHIRELCDQVLSLAEYRAQLYDYLKSRMNTIAPNLTSLVGELVGARLISHGGSLLNLSKQPGSTIQILGAEKALFRALKTKHATPKYGLIYHASVVGQAAPKHKGKISRSLAAKAALAIRCDALGDGEDNSMGVENRLKLEARLRSLEGKDLGRLSGSAKGKPKVEVYDKDKKSGSGGLITPAKTYNTAADSLMGQTSKAEESVKEKKDKKKKKKKADAEEEEEAKTEEPSKKKSKKKKAEVEPETEEAITEEPSKKKKKRKHEEDTTEMPAKKKEKKDKKKKESEA